In Aridibaculum aurantiacum, the following proteins share a genomic window:
- a CDS encoding geranylgeranylglyceryl/heptaprenylglyceryl phosphate synthase: protein MKNKIYQHFVKNKQQGHKSFAVLVDPDKVDAAKIEQLVSLATTSKVDYFLVGGSLLISNHLDECIQQFKALCDIPVILFPGSPSQVSKYADALLYLSLISGRNAELLIGQHVVSAPFVKSSGLEIMPTGYMVIDGGAPTTVSYISNAAPIPSDKNEIALCTAMAGEMLGMKLIYMDSGSGAKRPITESMIEMVSSHIEAPLIIGGGITDPEKAYRNCKAGADVIVVGNAIEKDASLIKEMADAVHGTTVTA, encoded by the coding sequence ATGAAGAATAAGATTTACCAGCACTTTGTAAAGAATAAACAGCAAGGACATAAATCTTTTGCAGTACTAGTAGATCCTGATAAAGTGGATGCTGCAAAGATTGAACAATTGGTTTCACTGGCTACAACCTCTAAAGTGGATTACTTCCTTGTTGGTGGTAGCCTGCTTATCTCCAATCATCTAGATGAATGCATCCAGCAGTTCAAGGCGCTATGCGATATCCCGGTTATCCTTTTCCCTGGTAGTCCTTCGCAGGTAAGCAAATACGCTGATGCTCTTTTGTATCTTTCTCTTATTTCAGGTAGAAATGCCGAGTTGTTGATCGGCCAGCACGTGGTAAGCGCTCCTTTCGTAAAAAGCAGCGGACTCGAAATAATGCCTACCGGTTATATGGTAATTGACGGTGGTGCTCCTACTACCGTTTCTTATATTTCCAATGCAGCACCCATTCCAAGCGACAAGAACGAGATAGCACTATGTACTGCTATGGCCGGCGAAATGCTGGGAATGAAACTCATTTATATGGATAGCGGCAGCGGTGCCAAACGTCCTATCACCGAGAGCATGATAGAAATGGTGAGTAGCCATATAGAGGCTCCATTGATCATTGGCGGCGGTATTACCGACCCGGAAAAAGCTTATCGCAACTGCAAGGCAGGCGCCGATGTAATAGTGGTAGGAAATGCTATTGAAAAAGATGCCAGCCTGATAAAAGAGATGGCAGATGCAGTGCATGGAACAACTGTGACTGCATAA
- a CDS encoding vitamin B12-dependent ribonucleotide reductase — protein MPTPNSKKGLQFQRRFTKEGVSPFDQFEYDYRTSVIRNPSGEIVFEMTNVEVPKGWSQIATDIIAQKYFRKAGVPQADGTLGRETSSKQVAHRMANCWRVWGERNGYFATTEDAQVFYEELVYSILNQACVPNSPQWFNTGLYESYGIKGSPQGHYYVDQKDGKLKRSTSAYERPQPHACFILSVEDDLVNEGGIMDLWVREARIFKYGSGVGTNYSNIRGEGEKLSGGGTSSGLMSFLKIGDRAAGAIKSGGTTRRAAKMVCLDLDHPEIVDFIEWKVEEEKKVSALITAGYASDYEGEAYRTVSGQNSNNSVRVPNEFFEKLEKGEDWELTARTDGRTMKKVNSRELWNKIAYAAWRCADPGLQYNSTINEWHTCPKGGEIRASNPCSEYMFLDNTACNLASVNLRKFHNDDTNVFDVEGFEYTCRLWTVVLEVSVLMAQFPSKEVAQLSYDYRTLGLGFANLGSMLMVSGIAYDSEEARAIAGSISAIMTGTAYKTSAEMASFLGAFNKYAENAEDMMRVMRNHRLAAYDADAYEKISIKPQGIKATYCPDYLLTAACKAWDSAVELGEKYGYRNAQTTVIAPTGTIGLVMDCDTTGVEPDFALVKFKKLSGGGYFKIINQSVPLALRNLGYSEKETDAIIKYAVGSASFEGAPFINQQSLSEKGFLGEEIKKLNDALKAAFEISFVFNRFTLGEACLQRLGFTEAEYSDWNFNLLEALGFTEEQIDAANDYICGTMTVEGAPYLKEEHLKVFDCANKCGKKGERYIHAHGHIRMMAATQPFISGAISKTINLPNEAEVEEIADCYMLSWQLGLKANALYRDGSKLSQPLSNKSDKKKKDETTEDTSSEVVEPQTSNLQPQTTESNIVDLSKLTVEELLEEVTKRMHASPDTKLKRKLSDIVQRKSLPAKRRGFTQKAKINGQVIFLRTGEFNDNTLGEIFIDLAKEGSTLRSMMNCFAIAVSVGLQYGVPLEEFVEKFVFTKFEPAGMVDHPNIKTTTSLVDFVFRCLAYEYLDRTDLVHVLDKPEVMNLGDDIEDFKPELSSVRITAPSNNGAAPKAEKAVAKATANVSNGLEALNAANKNMQSDAPACNTCGHITIRSGTCYKCMNCGNSMGCS, from the coding sequence ATGCCTACACCAAACAGCAAAAAAGGACTCCAGTTCCAGCGGCGCTTTACCAAAGAAGGCGTTTCTCCGTTCGACCAGTTTGAGTATGACTACCGTACCAGTGTCATTCGCAACCCGTCGGGTGAAATTGTTTTTGAAATGACCAATGTAGAGGTTCCAAAAGGATGGAGCCAGATTGCAACGGATATCATTGCACAAAAATATTTCCGTAAGGCTGGTGTACCGCAAGCTGATGGTACGCTTGGTCGCGAAACCTCATCTAAACAGGTGGCGCATCGTATGGCCAACTGCTGGAGAGTGTGGGGTGAGCGTAATGGCTATTTTGCAACAACTGAAGATGCACAGGTATTTTACGAAGAACTGGTATATAGCATATTGAACCAGGCTTGTGTGCCTAACAGCCCGCAATGGTTCAATACCGGCTTGTACGAGAGCTATGGTATAAAAGGATCGCCGCAGGGACACTATTATGTTGATCAGAAAGATGGAAAACTGAAAAGATCTACATCGGCTTATGAGCGTCCGCAGCCGCATGCATGTTTTATATTAAGTGTAGAAGATGACCTGGTAAATGAAGGTGGAATTATGGATCTGTGGGTTCGCGAAGCCAGGATCTTTAAATACGGTTCTGGTGTAGGAACAAACTATAGTAACATTCGTGGAGAAGGAGAGAAGCTGAGTGGTGGTGGTACATCCAGCGGATTGATGAGCTTTTTGAAGATTGGTGACCGTGCTGCTGGTGCAATCAAAAGTGGTGGCACTACACGTCGTGCGGCTAAAATGGTTTGTCTCGACCTGGATCATCCTGAGATCGTAGACTTCATTGAATGGAAAGTAGAAGAAGAAAAGAAAGTAAGTGCTTTAATAACTGCAGGTTATGCCAGTGATTACGAAGGCGAAGCATACCGCACAGTATCTGGACAGAATTCTAATAATTCTGTTCGTGTACCAAACGAATTTTTCGAGAAACTGGAAAAGGGAGAAGACTGGGAACTGACAGCTCGTACCGATGGCCGCACCATGAAGAAGGTCAATAGCCGCGAGTTGTGGAATAAAATAGCTTATGCCGCATGGCGTTGTGCAGATCCAGGCTTGCAGTACAACTCTACCATTAACGAGTGGCATACCTGCCCTAAGGGTGGAGAAATCAGGGCTTCTAATCCTTGCTCTGAATACATGTTCCTCGACAATACTGCATGTAACCTTGCATCTGTGAACCTGCGCAAGTTTCACAACGACGATACCAATGTTTTTGATGTAGAAGGTTTTGAATATACCTGCCGCCTGTGGACAGTTGTATTGGAAGTATCCGTACTGATGGCACAGTTCCCAAGTAAAGAAGTAGCACAATTATCATACGACTATCGCACACTGGGTTTAGGTTTTGCCAACCTTGGAAGCATGTTAATGGTAAGTGGTATCGCTTACGATAGTGAAGAGGCAAGAGCTATTGCAGGATCTATTTCCGCTATCATGACTGGTACAGCGTACAAAACAAGCGCTGAAATGGCCAGCTTCTTAGGCGCTTTTAATAAGTATGCTGAGAATGCTGAAGACATGATGCGTGTTATGCGCAACCACCGACTGGCTGCTTACGATGCAGATGCTTATGAAAAGATCAGCATCAAGCCGCAAGGAATAAAAGCAACTTATTGCCCTGATTATTTGCTGACAGCAGCATGCAAAGCATGGGATAGCGCAGTAGAGTTAGGAGAAAAATATGGTTATCGCAATGCGCAAACAACTGTTATTGCTCCTACCGGAACAATTGGTTTGGTAATGGATTGCGACACTACCGGTGTAGAACCAGATTTTGCTTTGGTGAAGTTTAAAAAATTAAGCGGTGGCGGATACTTCAAGATCATCAACCAGAGCGTGCCTTTAGCTTTAAGAAACCTCGGCTACAGCGAAAAAGAAACCGATGCTATCATCAAATACGCAGTAGGTTCTGCCTCTTTCGAAGGTGCTCCATTCATCAACCAGCAGTCGCTGAGCGAGAAAGGTTTTCTTGGCGAAGAGATCAAGAAACTGAACGATGCATTGAAAGCAGCATTTGAAATTAGTTTTGTATTCAACCGTTTCACGCTTGGCGAAGCTTGTTTGCAAAGACTTGGTTTTACAGAAGCTGAGTATAGCGACTGGAACTTCAACCTGTTGGAAGCACTAGGATTCACTGAGGAGCAGATAGACGCAGCCAACGATTACATCTGCGGTACAATGACAGTAGAAGGTGCACCTTATTTAAAAGAAGAACACCTGAAAGTTTTTGACTGCGCTAACAAATGCGGTAAAAAAGGTGAAAGATATATCCACGCACATGGGCACATCCGTATGATGGCTGCTACACAGCCTTTCATCAGTGGCGCTATTTCTAAAACCATCAACCTGCCAAACGAAGCTGAAGTAGAAGAGATAGCTGATTGCTATATGCTTAGCTGGCAGTTGGGTCTGAAGGCAAATGCATTGTATCGTGATGGTTCTAAACTATCGCAGCCACTGAGCAATAAAAGCGATAAAAAGAAGAAGGACGAAACAACAGAGGATACATCTTCAGAAGTTGTAGAACCTCAAACCTCAAACCTTCAACCTCAAACTACAGAGTCTAACATCGTTGACCTGAGCAAGCTTACAGTAGAGGAGCTATTGGAAGAAGTAACCAAGCGCATGCATGCTTCGCCTGATACAAAACTGAAGCGTAAGCTGAGTGATATTGTTCAGCGTAAGTCGCTGCCGGCAAAGCGTCGTGGATTTACCCAAAAAGCAAAGATCAATGGCCAGGTGATATTCCTGCGGACCGGCGAATTCAACGACAATACGCTCGGTGAAATATTCATCGATCTTGCGAAAGAAGGTTCGACACTTCGCAGTATGATGAACTGTTTTGCAATAGCCGTTTCTGTAGGCCTGCAATACGGTGTGCCACTAGAAGAGTTCGTGGAGAAGTTCGTCTTCACCAAGTTTGAACCAGCGGGAATGGTAGATCATCCAAACATCAAGACAACAACATCGTTGGTTGATTTCGTCTTCCGTTGCCTAGCTTACGAGTACCTGGATCGTACTGACCTGGTGCATGTGCTTGATAAGCCAGAGGTAATGAACCTGGGTGATGATATAGAAGATTTTAAACCTGAATTAAGCAGTGTACGCATAACCGCTCCATCCAATAATGGTGCTGCTCCTAAAGCAGAAAAAGCGGTAGCCAAAGCAACAGCCAATGTTAGCAACGGCCTGGAAGCTTTGAACGCAGCTAATAAAAATATGCAAAGTGATGCTCCTGCCTGCAACACCTGTGGCCATATCACTATCCGTAGCGGTACCTGCTACAAGTGTATGAACTGCGGCAACAGCATGGGATGTAGCTAG
- a CDS encoding alkaline phosphatase D family protein, with protein MKSSLVLLFLFLTSYLFAQKPAGVVSGPMPGHIDMRTATIWVELKEGIAEAILLYWPKDKPKATAKRIVMKKDYTAFPNTYKWQLPQLEPATTYLYNVVMGKENAVIGAGEVTTQPLWQYRTDAPDFSFVTGSCAYFNDNYDRPGVPYGKDSSIFTTMATETNASFMLWLGDNWYTREVDYNSEWGLKYRASRDRSMPVLQPLLKAMPHYAIWDDHDYGPNNADKSYILKDTSRSIFMKYWANPSYGQNGQGIFTKFTFSDVDFFLLDDRWFRSNDEMVDSIGGLENTAKRMFGEQQMEWLKNALLQSNSNSMVHFRVIATGSQVLNQSSVKDCFIHYRTEFRELMDFLQQHPINGLVFLTGDRHLSSVVKRERNGNYPLYDITASSLTAGLSRRSPAEASDPNMLLRVDDQNNYSRISFTGKGAERIMKVVFLNKKGEQLAEWAVALKDISTPKPAR; from the coding sequence ATGAAGTCAAGCCTCGTTCTGCTTTTCCTTTTTCTAACCTCCTACCTATTTGCTCAAAAACCTGCTGGTGTAGTAAGTGGTCCCATGCCTGGCCATATAGACATGCGTACCGCCACCATATGGGTGGAACTAAAAGAAGGCATAGCAGAAGCCATTTTGCTTTATTGGCCAAAGGACAAGCCGAAAGCAACAGCCAAGAGGATAGTAATGAAAAAAGATTACACTGCTTTTCCAAATACTTATAAATGGCAGTTGCCACAACTGGAGCCAGCAACTACTTATTTATATAATGTAGTGATGGGTAAAGAGAATGCCGTTATCGGTGCTGGCGAGGTCACAACTCAGCCGCTGTGGCAATACCGAACTGATGCGCCTGACTTTTCCTTTGTCACCGGCAGTTGTGCTTATTTTAACGATAACTACGACAGGCCAGGTGTGCCTTACGGAAAAGACAGTTCCATATTTACTACCATGGCCACTGAGACCAATGCATCTTTTATGCTGTGGCTAGGCGACAACTGGTACACCCGCGAGGTGGACTACAACAGCGAATGGGGCTTGAAGTATCGTGCCTCCCGTGACAGGAGTATGCCTGTACTTCAGCCGCTACTAAAGGCAATGCCGCATTATGCTATCTGGGACGATCATGATTATGGTCCCAACAATGCAGATAAAAGTTATATACTGAAAGATACCAGCCGCAGCATCTTTATGAAGTACTGGGCCAATCCCTCCTATGGACAGAACGGGCAAGGCATCTTCACTAAGTTCACCTTCAGCGATGTTGATTTTTTCCTGCTGGACGACCGCTGGTTTAGAAGCAATGATGAAATGGTTGATTCAATTGGAGGTTTGGAGAATACAGCAAAACGGATGTTTGGGGAGCAACAAATGGAGTGGCTAAAGAATGCTTTATTGCAAAGCAATTCCAACTCTATGGTTCATTTCAGAGTGATCGCCACCGGCAGCCAGGTGCTAAATCAATCATCTGTAAAAGACTGTTTCATTCATTATCGCACCGAATTCCGGGAGTTAATGGATTTCTTGCAGCAGCATCCGATCAATGGATTGGTATTCTTAACAGGCGACAGGCATCTTTCCTCAGTTGTAAAGAGAGAGCGTAATGGCAATTACCCGCTTTATGATATTACAGCTTCTTCGCTTACAGCAGGCCTGTCACGCAGGTCGCCAGCTGAGGCTTCAGATCCAAATATGTTGCTGCGGGTAGACGATCAGAATAACTATAGCAGGATATCTTTTACAGGTAAAGGTGCAGAACGAATTATGAAGGTGGTATTTCTGAATAAAAAGGGGGAACAGTTGGCTGAGTGGGCAGTTGCGCTCAAGGATATTAGTACTCCCAAACCAGCACGCTAA
- a CDS encoding YcxB family protein has product MEIYFGYDKKQVIQALRYHFISRPEVKILLIVVNVFTIISASLFFFRKVSPLAFLVASLLWMVLMISFWFILPKTVYKRASTFRDTFKMSFSEHHVLLENARGQMQWAWKNFSRFVESPHFFHLYFDSRSFFLVPKAALEDNERTDLRQLFKEKIGE; this is encoded by the coding sequence ATGGAGATATACTTTGGATATGATAAAAAGCAGGTGATACAGGCATTACGTTATCATTTTATTTCTCGCCCCGAGGTGAAGATTTTATTGATAGTGGTAAATGTATTTACAATTATTTCAGCCAGCCTATTCTTCTTTAGAAAAGTGTCACCGTTGGCATTTCTCGTTGCATCCTTGTTATGGATGGTGCTAATGATCTCCTTCTGGTTTATTCTGCCAAAGACTGTCTACAAACGCGCATCTACCTTTCGTGATACATTTAAAATGTCTTTTAGTGAACATCATGTATTGCTGGAAAATGCACGTGGACAGATGCAATGGGCATGGAAAAACTTTTCCCGCTTTGTAGAAAGTCCGCATTTCTTTCACCTCTACTTCGATAGCCGTTCGTTTTTTCTTGTTCCCAAAGCAGCGTTGGAAGACAATGAAAGAACAGACCTTCGACAATTGTTTAAGGAAAAGATTGGAGAGTAG
- the fabF gene encoding beta-ketoacyl-ACP synthase II, with amino-acid sequence MELKRVVVTGIGALTPLGNDLNSYWDGLVNGVSGANPITQFDATKFKTKFACELKNFDATQYLDRKEARKIDRFTQIALVASDQAVQDAGITKENVNVDRVGVIFASGIGGLITFQQEVVEFAKGDGTPRFNPFFIPKMILDIAAGQISMRHGFRGPNFAVVSACASSTNAIIDAFNYIRLGKADAIVTGGSESVISEAGVGGFNAMKALSERNDDYQTASRPYDRDRDGFVMGEGAGVLILEELEHAKARGAHIYCEVSGGGATADAHHITAPHPEGLGAKNVMLCALDDAGMKPEDIDYINTHGTSTPLGDGAEVKAILDVFKEHSYKLNISATKSMTGHCLGAAGVIEAIACIQALVHDIVPPTINHFNDDPELDPKLNFTFNTAQKRTVNAALSNTFGFGGHNAAVIVKKYVA; translated from the coding sequence ATGGAATTGAAAAGAGTTGTTGTAACAGGAATAGGTGCATTAACTCCATTAGGAAATGATTTGAATTCATATTGGGATGGCTTGGTAAATGGAGTTTCTGGTGCGAATCCTATTACCCAATTCGATGCGACTAAATTCAAAACCAAATTTGCTTGTGAGCTTAAGAATTTTGACGCTACACAATACCTCGATAGAAAGGAAGCGCGTAAAATAGACCGCTTTACCCAGATCGCATTAGTTGCCAGCGACCAGGCTGTGCAAGATGCAGGTATCACCAAAGAGAATGTAAACGTAGATCGAGTTGGTGTGATCTTCGCCAGCGGTATAGGTGGTTTGATCACTTTCCAGCAAGAAGTAGTAGAGTTTGCTAAGGGAGATGGAACACCGCGTTTCAATCCTTTCTTTATACCTAAGATGATCCTTGATATTGCTGCAGGGCAAATATCTATGCGTCATGGTTTCCGTGGTCCCAACTTCGCTGTGGTTAGTGCTTGTGCTTCTTCTACCAATGCTATCATTGATGCATTTAATTATATCAGGCTTGGAAAAGCAGATGCAATTGTAACAGGCGGTAGCGAAAGTGTGATCAGTGAAGCTGGCGTAGGTGGTTTCAATGCTATGAAAGCACTTAGTGAGCGCAACGATGATTATCAAACTGCAAGTCGTCCTTACGACAGAGACCGTGATGGTTTTGTAATGGGCGAAGGAGCCGGTGTTTTAATTTTAGAAGAACTGGAACATGCGAAAGCACGTGGTGCACACATCTACTGCGAAGTATCAGGTGGTGGTGCTACAGCTGATGCGCATCATATAACAGCCCCGCACCCTGAAGGACTAGGAGCTAAAAACGTAATGTTATGTGCCTTGGATGATGCGGGTATGAAACCAGAAGACATAGATTATATTAACACGCATGGTACATCTACACCATTAGGCGATGGTGCCGAAGTAAAAGCGATATTGGATGTTTTTAAAGAACATTCATACAAGCTAAATATAAGTGCAACCAAAAGCATGACCGGCCATTGCCTGGGCGCCGCTGGAGTAATAGAAGCCATAGCTTGTATACAGGCCTTAGTTCACGATATTGTTCCTCCTACTATAAATCATTTCAACGACGACCCTGAATTGGATCCAAAGCTGAACTTTACTTTTAATACTGCACAGAAGCGTACAGTGAATGCTGCTTTAAGTAATACGTTTGGTTTTGGTGGCCACAATGCAGCAGTGATAGTGAAAAAATACGTAGCTTAA
- the mce gene encoding methylmalonyl-CoA epimerase — MKNIEHIGIAVKSLEVSIPLFEKILNTSCYKTEVVESEKVNTAFFQIWESKVELLESLDPEGVVARFIEKKGEGIHHIAFEVKNIEDEMKRLQQEGFVLLNEKPKKGADNKLVCFLHPKGTNGVLIEICQDVNI, encoded by the coding sequence ATGAAAAATATTGAGCATATAGGCATTGCCGTAAAAAGCCTGGAGGTTTCCATTCCACTGTTTGAAAAAATATTGAATACGTCATGTTATAAAACAGAAGTAGTTGAGTCGGAAAAAGTCAATACTGCATTTTTCCAGATTTGGGAATCGAAAGTAGAATTATTGGAAAGTTTGGACCCTGAAGGCGTAGTTGCCAGGTTCATTGAAAAAAAAGGTGAAGGCATTCATCATATAGCCTTTGAGGTTAAAAATATTGAAGACGAGATGAAGCGATTACAGCAGGAAGGCTTTGTTTTACTGAATGAAAAACCGAAAAAAGGAGCAGATAACAAGCTGGTTTGCTTCCTGCATCCAAAGGGGACTAATGGTGTTCTAATTGAAATATGCCAAGATGTAAATATTTGA
- a CDS encoding M20/M25/M40 family metallo-hydrolase, with the protein MNKIFWLLLLSAATGCAVAPRLDKQVTETEVQRIIGTLAADDMEGRATFTPGIEKAADFIAAEFRKIGLEQLEGVTGYKQSFEMLKPSVVSATATVDGQNIDSKSIVAFSTNTEIDLNAASGYRKVHIAKGSNIGAEIGQYFEPTENTVVFIDTSFSRVFRRLGGFMSYTFPRKHNVVFVLTASPADSYDIKVRQQVTPVVAHNIVGVLPGKFKRDEQVIFSGHYDHIGIGKPVNGDSIYNGANDDASGITGVIMAAKYFKRARNNERTLVFAAFTAEEMGGYGSKYFSQQLNPAKVMAMFNLEMIGTDSKWGKNSAYITGFDETDMGKILQKNLEGSAFTFHPDPYPAQQLFYRSDNATLARLGVPAHTISTSKMDSEPNYHKVTDEVGTLDLQNMTAIIKAIITSSASIIKGTDTPTRVNAANLKR; encoded by the coding sequence ATGAATAAGATATTCTGGTTATTGCTGCTCTCGGCAGCAACAGGGTGCGCTGTAGCACCACGTCTGGACAAACAGGTTACTGAAACAGAAGTACAACGAATAATTGGGACATTGGCCGCCGACGATATGGAAGGCCGGGCAACATTTACTCCAGGCATTGAAAAAGCGGCAGACTTCATTGCTGCGGAATTCAGGAAAATTGGGCTTGAACAACTGGAAGGTGTAACCGGCTACAAGCAGTCGTTCGAAATGCTGAAGCCTTCTGTTGTTTCGGCTACGGCTACTGTAGATGGTCAAAATATCGATAGCAAGAGTATAGTTGCTTTTAGCACCAATACCGAAATAGATTTAAACGCTGCCAGCGGCTACCGTAAAGTTCACATTGCCAAAGGCAGTAATATAGGTGCAGAGATCGGCCAATATTTTGAACCTACTGAGAATACAGTTGTATTTATTGACACGAGTTTTTCACGCGTCTTCCGCAGGCTTGGTGGGTTTATGTCGTACACTTTTCCAAGAAAACATAACGTAGTATTTGTATTGACTGCTTCACCCGCTGATTCCTATGATATCAAAGTTCGGCAGCAGGTTACGCCTGTAGTAGCGCACAACATAGTAGGTGTACTGCCGGGAAAATTTAAGAGAGATGAGCAGGTAATTTTCTCTGGTCATTACGATCATATAGGAATTGGTAAACCTGTAAATGGAGACTCAATATATAATGGTGCAAATGATGATGCATCAGGTATCACTGGTGTTATTATGGCCGCTAAATATTTTAAAAGAGCCAGGAATAACGAACGTACACTTGTTTTTGCAGCCTTCACCGCAGAAGAAATGGGCGGTTATGGAAGCAAGTATTTTTCGCAGCAGCTAAACCCTGCCAAGGTGATGGCAATGTTCAACCTGGAAATGATTGGTACTGATAGTAAGTGGGGCAAGAATTCAGCCTACATCACAGGGTTTGATGAAACAGATATGGGAAAGATTTTGCAGAAAAACCTGGAAGGGTCTGCCTTCACTTTTCACCCTGATCCTTACCCTGCGCAGCAGTTGTTTTATCGTTCAGACAATGCTACACTGGCGCGGCTAGGAGTGCCGGCGCATACCATTTCTACATCTAAAATGGATTCGGAACCTAACTACCACAAGGTAACAGATGAAGTAGGTACACTGGATCTGCAAAATATGACAGCCATTATCAAGGCTATCATCACCAGTTCTGCTTCAATTATAAAAGGAACGGATACACCTACAAGGGTGAATGCAGCAAACCTGAAGAGGTAG
- a CDS encoding GNAT family N-acetyltransferase: MPLKIIDHGTEEYNRMVDLRYNILRKPLGLSFTEEELEREKGDMLIGAYEDDEMLGCCMLTKVGPQTVRLRQMAVKPGLQGKGIGRVLMQFAENLARDRGNTKITMHARKSAIGFYEKQGYNIIGQEFEEVTIPHYVMEKNL; encoded by the coding sequence ATGCCATTAAAGATCATTGATCACGGAACGGAAGAATACAATAGAATGGTGGACCTGCGCTACAACATTTTGCGCAAGCCTTTAGGATTGTCATTTACTGAAGAAGAATTAGAACGTGAGAAAGGTGATATGTTGATTGGGGCTTACGAAGATGATGAGATGCTGGGTTGTTGTATGCTAACTAAAGTAGGTCCGCAAACAGTAAGGCTAAGACAGATGGCTGTAAAGCCCGGACTGCAGGGAAAAGGAATTGGACGAGTTTTAATGCAGTTTGCAGAGAACCTTGCGCGTGATAGGGGCAATACAAAAATCACCATGCATGCGCGTAAGTCAGCCATTGGCTTCTACGAAAAACAAGGCTATAATATTATAGGACAAGAGTTTGAAGAAGTAACCATACCGCACTATGTAATGGAGAAAAACCTTTGA
- a CDS encoding acyl carrier protein, with amino-acid sequence MSDIATRVKKIIVDKLGVDEAEVTNEASFTNDLGADSLDTVELIMEFEKEFNISIPDEQAETITTVGQAVAYLEEHAK; translated from the coding sequence ATGTCAGACATCGCAACAAGAGTTAAGAAAATCATTGTTGACAAACTAGGAGTGGACGAAGCAGAAGTAACCAATGAAGCTTCTTTTACAAATGACTTAGGTGCAGATTCACTAGACACCGTTGAACTTATTATGGAATTTGAAAAAGAATTCAATATTTCTATTCCTGACGAGCAAGCTGAAACTATCACTACTGTAGGCCAGGCTGTTGCCTATTTGGAAGAGCACGCTAAATAA
- the rnc gene encoding ribonuclease III, with protein MELFGKFLGKNKGKQSLEKQLQNVLGIKPGNIFLYTTALSHRSVKEGTDENNERLEYLGDAVLSAIVADYLFKKYPYKGEGFLTEMRSKMVNRQQLNDLAIKIGLKKITLYNKFDGSLKGSQIFGNTLEALVGAVYLDKGYKRTQTWVQKHIIIPHLYVDDLENIDINLKNKLIGWASKNGRILTFQTLDEKLENSRRVFTVAAVLDGEQLSIGKAFNKKDASQIAAQLAIEKLGL; from the coding sequence GTGGAATTGTTCGGAAAATTTTTAGGGAAGAATAAGGGAAAACAATCACTTGAAAAGCAATTGCAAAATGTGCTGGGCATAAAGCCCGGCAATATTTTTTTATATACCACTGCTCTTAGCCATAGGTCAGTTAAAGAAGGTACGGATGAGAACAATGAACGCCTGGAGTATCTTGGCGATGCAGTTCTAAGTGCTATCGTTGCTGATTATCTCTTCAAAAAATATCCTTACAAAGGCGAAGGTTTCCTTACTGAAATGCGCAGTAAGATGGTTAACCGCCAGCAGTTGAATGATCTTGCTATCAAGATCGGTCTCAAGAAAATTACGCTGTACAATAAGTTTGATGGTTCGCTGAAAGGCAGCCAAATTTTTGGCAACACACTTGAAGCATTGGTTGGTGCCGTTTATCTTGATAAAGGTTACAAGCGCACGCAAACATGGGTGCAAAAACATATCATCATCCCTCATTTATATGTTGATGACCTGGAAAACATTGACATCAACCTGAAGAATAAACTGATTGGCTGGGCGAGCAAAAATGGCCGCATACTTACTTTTCAAACGCTTGATGAAAAGCTTGAAAATAGCCGACGTGTTTTTACCGTTGCCGCAGTGCTGGATGGCGAGCAACTTAGTATCGGTAAAGCATTCAATAAAAAAGATGCTAGCCAGATAGCCGCACAACTAGCTATAGAAAAGCTAGGTCTATAA